In Lodderomyces elongisporus chromosome 1, complete sequence, a genomic segment contains:
- the BMT3_1 gene encoding Protein of unknown function (DUF3589) (CAZy:GT91) → MESLRDISTGTAPTSLLTVGILALSLASGVIFYKLYNKSRGKKKDVYTIGILFLIIAFNINLWVFLIWFFKSGAVNQWSIFQDSEIIKTMQSPLHDEIQMIKYKKFEVPGFSFKNQEDALPLKNKEQDSSKKKQGQGQGQGQDESEEEDDTNFQCDTIKIQNKAPIEASEAFNLNRNSDLPHLRRQLLELSRSNDVYKLFFQDGEDESEESILKNKWFKFCGSAIWMSKYQVYFMVNRIVYTKSGQRNNPTISVLSAQIFDRNWAELKDYQFPVLDIRFPTILPHDIDVGTRDEKVVIGSEDPRIILKEYKDDESGKLMQEPIIVFNARRTKIKWSRGMHIYQPFSDLHKITLLFIEDKKRSFIEKNWAPFMDYDAGSNPSSSRSGSASGSASGSGSGSGSDSNSNSDSINFIYNFNPLRIIKCDTNSGLCRKVSGPQFNQLDANDNAGKLRGGTNLVRIPSSILPESIKSNNRKYWFGIARSHSKNCGCLHELYRPHFFIMSRDLERESSYELNFVSSLVDFNINPETWSGDNRRTCSDGKSVLIPNSIAYWHTDQSGSGVFGGDDVETERKLDYMGITFSEADRTNKLIHVRGLLGYIQQALAGPEVERKKGEKKKGKKQEHEKGKESDYLFIENKLLAECSTSLSAQYCDASEKLLSW, encoded by the coding sequence aTGGAATCTCTAAGAGATATATCGACAGGAACCGCGCCAACTAGTCTACTAACAGTTGGTATATTAGCATTGAGTTTGGCCTCGGGCGTCATCTTTTATAAGCTATACAATAAAAGTcgaggcaaaaaaaaggatgtGTACACCATTGGTATACTATTTCTCATTATTGCTTTCAATATCAACCTTTGGGTTTTTCTAATATGGTTCTTCAAAAGCGGTGCAGTCAACCAGTGGAGTATATTCCAAGACTCGGAAATCATCAAAACCATGCAAAGCCCACTCCACGATGAAATTCAAAtgataaaatataaaaagtTTGAAGTTCCCGGGTTCTCGTTCAAAAACCAAGAAGATGCCTTACCCTTGAAGAACAAAGAGCAAGACTCAtcgaaaaagaagcaaggacaaggacaaggacaaggacaGGATGAAAGTGAGGAAGAGGATGATACAAATTTCCAATGTGATACCatcaaaatacaaaacaagGCTCCCATTGAAGCTAGTGAAGCGTTCAATTTGAATCGTAATAGCGACCTACCACATTTGAGGAGACAATTACTTGAGCTATCACGATCGAATGACGTgtacaaattatttttcCAAGATGGTGAGGATGAACTGGAGGAATCTATactcaaaaacaaatggtTTAAGTTTTGTGGCTCTGCAATCTGGATGAGCAAATACCAAGTTTATTTCATGGTCAACAGGATCGTCTATACAAAACTGGGTCAGCGAAACAACCCAACAATATCTGTTCTTTCAGCCCAAATATTTGATAGAAATTGGGCCGAATTAAAGGATTATCAATTTCCGGTATTGGACATTCGGTTCCCCACCATTTTACCACACGATATAGATGTGGGTACGAGAGATGAAAAGGTTGTTATCGGGAGCGAAGATCCAAGGATTATCCTAAAAGAGTACAAGGACGACGAATCTGGGAAGTTGATGCAGGAGCCAATAATTGTATTTAATGCGCGAAGAACAAAGATCAAATGGAGTCGAGGTATGCACATCTACCAACCATTTAGTGATCTACACAAGATAACTTTGCTATTCATTGAGGATAAAAAACGAAGCtttattgaaaagaattggGCACCATTCATGGACTATGATGCAGGCTCAAACCCATCCAGCTCGCGCTCGGGATCCGCTTCGGGTTCTGCCTCAGGTTCCGGCTCAGGTTCCGGCTCAGATTCGAACTCAAACTCCGATAGTATAAATTTTATATACAATTTCAACCCACTAAGAATCATCAAATGTGACACCAACTCGGGTTTGTGTCGCAAAGTTTCGGGACCCCAGTTTAACCAACTAGATGCTAATGACAATGCAGGAAAGCTCCGTGGAGGTACCAACTTGGTTCGCATCCCTTCTTCTATTCTTCCTGAGCTGATCAAGTCCAATAATCGAAAATATTGGTTTGGAATTGCTCGTTCGCATAGTAAAAACTGCGGATGCTTACATGAACTATATCGTCCACATTTCTTCATAATGTCTCGAGACCTTGAACGTGAGTCTTCATACGAATTGAATTTTGTTAGTTCATTGGTTGATTTTAATATCAACCCAGAGACGTGGCTGGGTGACAATAGACGAACATGTTCAGATGGAAAATCGGTGTTGATTCCCAACTCCATTGCTTATTGGCACACTGATCAGAGTGGTCTGGGGGTATTTGGCGGAGATGACGTTGAAACCGAAAGAAAATTGGATTATATGGGTATAACATTCAGTGAGGCTGACCGAACTAATAAATTGATTCATGTTCGAGGTTTATTGGGATACATACAGCAAGCCTTGGCGGGTCCAGAGgtagaaaggaaaaagggcgaaaagaaaaaggggaaGAAACAGGAACATGAAAAAGGCAAAGAGAGCGactatttatttattgaaaacaaattgcTTGCAGAGTGTTCGACGTCGTTGTCTGCTCAATACTGTGACGCTTCAGAGAAATTATTAAGCTggtga